The following DNA comes from Synechococcus sp. CC9616.
CAGAGCCATGGCCACGCCATGGTCATCGACCCATGGGGCACCGTTCTTGCCGATGCAGGCGTCCAACCTGGAGCTGCTATTGCGCCGGTGAATGTCTCCCATGTCGGTCATGTCCGGGAGCAGATGCCGAGCCTGAGGCACCGGCAACCGGCCTTGTTCTGATCGGGATGCTGGCCCCATGGTCCCGTCGATGGACGCTGGTTGCGGCAGCGGCCCTGCAGGTCCAGATGCTCGCTGTCACGCTTCCAGCGCGTGCCGCCAGTGCTCTGGCTGCCTGGGCGTTCACCGAGCAGGGTGTTCTGCAGCTGCGCACCAGTCGTAATGCCCGTCTTGAGGCTTTTTATCAGCAGCCCAGCGACGGACGCGGAACCCGCGTTTGGATTGATTTCCCTGGGGAGCTGAGGTTTCCGCGCAAGTTGGTGGGCCGTGGCGCGATCAAGGAGATTCGCCTTGGCAAACCAAGGCCAGGTTCCACGCGTCTGGTGGTGGAGTTCCAGCCGGGGGTTGAGCTGCAGCCCTCCGAGCTGAAACTGCGCGGTACCTCACCGGATCGTTGGGAGTTGAGATTCCAGGGGTTGCCCACCCGCGGTCTCGACGATTTGGGAGAGGGTGATCTCACCGGAAGAAGCACCGCCTGGAGACCCCCCAGCCGCATTGTTCCCAGCCGGGTTCCTGTGAATCCAGCGGGTCTGCCCACGGTCAAGCAAGGTCGTTATCGCGTTGTGATTGATCCCGGCCATGGAGGCCCTGATCCCGGAGCCGTCGGTATCGGCGGTCTTCGTGAAACCGATG
Coding sequences within:
- a CDS encoding N-acetylmuramoyl-L-alanine amidase; amino-acid sequence: MLAPWSRRWTLVAAAALQVQMLAVTLPARAASALAAWAFTEQGVLQLRTSRNARLEAFYQQPSDGRGTRVWIDFPGELRFPRKLVGRGAIKEIRLGKPRPGSTRLVVEFQPGVELQPSELKLRGTSPDRWELRFQGLPTRGLDDLGEGDLTGRSTAWRPPSRIVPSRVPVNPAGLPTVKQGRYRVVIDPGHGGPDPGAVGIGGLRETDVVLDVSLQVAALLRARGVDVRMTRTSEIDVDLPPRVSLANRSAATALVSIHANALSMSRPDVNGIETFFFSDPRSGRLASYLQQQLMAVSPGTPNRGVRRGRFFVIRRSTMPSALVEMGFVTGQIDAPRLARADHRRRLALAIAAGILNYLIFEVK